In Gorilla gorilla gorilla isolate KB3781 chromosome 12, NHGRI_mGorGor1-v2.1_pri, whole genome shotgun sequence, the following are encoded in one genomic region:
- the OXER1 gene encoding oxoeicosanoid receptor 1: MELHNLSSPSPSLSSSVLPPSFSPSPSSVPSAFITVGGSSGGPCHPTSSSLVSAFLAPILALEFVLGLVGNSLALFIFCIHTRPWTSNTVFLVSLVAADFLLISNLPLRVDYYLLHETWRFGAAACKVNLFMLSTNRTASVVFLTAIALNRYLKVVQPHHVLSRASVGAAARVAGGLWVGILLLNGHLLLSTFSGPSCLSYRVGTKPSASLRWHQALYLLEFFLPLALILFAIVSIGLTIRNRGLGGQAGPQRAMRVLAMVVAVYTICFLPSIIFGMASMVAFWLSACRSLDLCTQLFHGSLAFTYLNSVLDPVLYCFSSPNFLHQSRALLGLTRGRQGPVSDESSYQPSRQWRYREASRKAEAIGKLKVQGEVSLEKEGSSQG, from the coding sequence ATGGAACTTCATAACCTGagctctccatctccctctctctcctcctctgttctccctccctccttctctccctcaccctcctctgTTCCCTCTGCCTTTATCACTGTGGGGGGGTCCTCTGGAGGGCCCTGCCACCCCACCTCTTCCTCGCTGGTGTCTGCCTTCCTGGCACCAATCCTGGCCCTGGAGTTTGTCCTGGGCCTGGTGGGGAACAGTTTGGCCCTCTTCATCTTCTGCATCCACACGCGGCCCTGGACCTCCAACACAGTGTTCCTGGTCAGCCTGGTGGCCGCTGACTTCCTCCTGATCAGCAACCTGCCCCTCCGCGTGGACTACTACCTCCTCCATGAGACCTGGCGCTTTGGGGCTGCTGCCTGCAAAGTCAACCTCTTCATGCTGTCCACCAACCGCACGGCCAGCGTTGTCTTCCTCACAGCCATCGCACTCAACCGCTACCTGAAGGTGGTGCAGCCCCACCACGTGCTGAGCCGTGCTTCCGTGGGAGCAGCTGCCCGGGTGGCCGGGGGACTCTGGGTGGGCATCCTGCTCCTCAACGGGCACCTGCTCCTGAGCACCTTCTCCggcccctcctgcctcagctacagGGTGGGCACGAAGCCCTCGGCCTCACTCCGCTGGCACCAGGCGCTGTACCTGCTGGAGTTCTTCCTGCCACTGGCGCTCAtcctctttgctattgtgagcatTGGGCTCACCATCCGGAACCGTGGTCTGGGTGGGCAGGCAGGCCCGCAGAGGGCCATGCGCgtgctggccatggtggtggccGTCTACACCATCTGCTTCTTGCCCAGCATCATCTTTGGCATGGCTTCCATGGTGGCTTTCTGGCTGTCCGCCTGCCGCTCCCTGGACCTCTGCACACAGCTATTCCATGGCTCCCTGGCCTTCACCTACCTCAACAGTGTCCTGGACCCCGTGCTCTACTGCTTCTCTAGCCCCAACTTCCTCCACCAGAGCCGGGCCTTGCTGGGCCTCACGCGGGGCCGGCAGGGCCCAGTGAGCGACGAGAGCTCCTACCAACCCTCCAGGCAGTGGCGCTACCGGGAGGCCTCTAGGAAGGCGGAGGCCATAGGGAAGCTGAAAGTGCAGGGCGAGGTCTCTCTGGAAAAGGAAGGCTCCTCCCAGGGCTGA
- the HAAO gene encoding 3-hydroxyanthranilate 3,4-dioxygenase isoform X2: MFVGGPNTRKDYHIEEGEEVFYQLEGDMVLRVLEQGKHRDVVIRQGEIFLLPARVPHSPQRFANTVGLVVERRRLETELDGLRYYVGDTMDVLFEKWFYCKDLGTQLAPIIQEFFSSEQYRTGKPIPDQLLKEPPFPLSTRSIMEPMSLDAWLDSHRGELQAGTPLSLFGDTYETQVIAYGQGSSESLRQNVDVWLWQLEGSSVVTMGGRRLSLAPDDSLLVLAGTSYAWERTQGSVALSVTQDPACKKPLG, from the exons ATGTTCGTCGGAGGCCCCAACACCAGGAAGGACTATCACATCGAAGAGGGTGAAGAG GTATTTTACCAGCTGGAGGGAGACATGGTTCTCCGAGTCCTGGAGCAAGGGAAACACCGGGATGTGGTCATTCGGCAGGGAGAG ATATTCCTCCTGCCTGCCAGGGTGCCCCACTCACCACAGAGGTTTGCCAACACCGTGGGGCTGGTGGTTGAGCGAAGGCGGCTGGAGACCGAGCTAGATGGGCTCAG GTACTATGTGGGTGACACCATGGACGTTCTGTTTGAGAAGTGGTTCTACTGCAAGGACCTCGGCACGCAGTTGGCCCCCATCATCCAGGA GTTCTTCAGCTCTGAGCAGTACAGAACAGGAAAGCCCATCCCTG ACCAGCTGCTCAAGGAGCCACCATTCCCTCTGAGCACACGATCCATCATGGAGCCCATGTCCCTGGATGCCTGGCTGGACAGCCACCGAGGGGAGCTGCAGGCAGGCACGCCACTCAGCCTGTTTGGGGACACCTATGAGACCCAG gtgatCGCCTATGGGCAAGGCAGCAGCGAAAGCCTGAGACAGAATGTGGACGTGTGGCTGTGGCAGCTG GAGGGCTCCTCGGTGGTGACAATGGGGGGACGGCGCCTGAGCCTGGCCCCTGATGACAGCCTCCTGGTGCTAGCTGGGACCTC GTATGCCTGGGAGCGAACACAAGGCTCTGTGGCCCTGTCTGTGACCCAGGACCCTGCCTGCAAGAAGCCCCTGGGGTGA
- the HAAO gene encoding 3-hydroxyanthranilate 3,4-dioxygenase isoform X1 has product MERRVGVRAWVEENRGSFQPPVCNKLMHQEQLKVMFVGGPNTRKDYHIEEGEEVFYQLEGDMVLRVLEQGKHRDVVIRQGEIFLLPARVPHSPQRFANTVGLVVERRRLETELDGLRYYVGDTMDVLFEKWFYCKDLGTQLAPIIQEFFSSEQYRTGKPIPDQLLKEPPFPLSTRSIMEPMSLDAWLDSHRGELQAGTPLSLFGDTYETQVIAYGQGSSESLRQNVDVWLWQLEGSSVVTMGGRRLSLAPDDSLLVLAGTSYAWERTQGSVALSVTQDPACKKPLG; this is encoded by the exons ATGGAGCGCCGCGTGGGAGTGAGGGCCTGGGTGGAGGAGAACCGGGGCTCCTTCCAGCCCCCGGTCTGCAACAAGCTCAT GCACCAGGAGCAGCTCAAAGTCATGTTCGTCGGAGGCCCCAACACCAGGAAGGACTATCACATCGAAGAGGGTGAAGAG GTATTTTACCAGCTGGAGGGAGACATGGTTCTCCGAGTCCTGGAGCAAGGGAAACACCGGGATGTGGTCATTCGGCAGGGAGAG ATATTCCTCCTGCCTGCCAGGGTGCCCCACTCACCACAGAGGTTTGCCAACACCGTGGGGCTGGTGGTTGAGCGAAGGCGGCTGGAGACCGAGCTAGATGGGCTCAG GTACTATGTGGGTGACACCATGGACGTTCTGTTTGAGAAGTGGTTCTACTGCAAGGACCTCGGCACGCAGTTGGCCCCCATCATCCAGGA GTTCTTCAGCTCTGAGCAGTACAGAACAGGAAAGCCCATCCCTG ACCAGCTGCTCAAGGAGCCACCATTCCCTCTGAGCACACGATCCATCATGGAGCCCATGTCCCTGGATGCCTGGCTGGACAGCCACCGAGGGGAGCTGCAGGCAGGCACGCCACTCAGCCTGTTTGGGGACACCTATGAGACCCAG gtgatCGCCTATGGGCAAGGCAGCAGCGAAAGCCTGAGACAGAATGTGGACGTGTGGCTGTGGCAGCTG GAGGGCTCCTCGGTGGTGACAATGGGGGGACGGCGCCTGAGCCTGGCCCCTGATGACAGCCTCCTGGTGCTAGCTGGGACCTC GTATGCCTGGGAGCGAACACAAGGCTCTGTGGCCCTGTCTGTGACCCAGGACCCTGCCTGCAAGAAGCCCCTGGGGTGA